The genomic interval CTTGATCCGGGAGCATTATACAGACCAAAAAAGTTTTTCGGTGCAGCCAGAAACATAGAAGAAGGCGGAAGCCTGACTATTCTTGCCACTGCCCTGGTAGATACGGGCAGCAGGATGGATGATATGATATATGAGGAATTCAAAGGCACAGGAAACATGGAAGTACATCTGGACAGAAAGCTTTCTGAAAAGAGGATTTTCCCTGCAATAGACATGAACCGTTCTGGTACAAGAAGGGAAGAAATGCTTCTCAGTACAAGAGAATATGAAACAGTAATGGCGATAAGAAGGGCTTTCAGCGGTGGTTCCAGCTCGGAAGTCACAGAGTATCTAATAAATAAGCTTATACAGACCAAGAACAATGAGGAATTCATTGAAGCAATAAAATTTGCCAATTTCAGAGATTAAGTGTTTATCATAATTTAATTCCTATATTCAGGGAAATATAAAAATATTAAAACTGCAAAACAGCACAAAAGGTAGTATAAATGTCATCCTGAACAAAGTAAAGGATCTAAAACCCAAGATTCTTCGTAAACTCAGAATGACACAGATAGGCGCTGAGGCTATTTCAAAAAATATTTGCCAAGTAAGATATTCTATGCTAAAATATATACTTGTCGGCGGGAATTAAACCGCTTTATAACGGGTATACCTTAGATATACTTGACAATGTGTGTGATTGTATCGCACGTTTATACATTCCATAAAGAAAGAGGTGAATAGAATGAAAGAAGGAATCCATCCAAATTATGGGGAAGCAGTAGTTAAATGTGCTTGTGGAGAAACATTTGAGACAGGTTCAGTAAAAAAGGAAATCAAAGTGGAAATTTGTTCCAAGTGTCATCCTTTCTTTACAGGAAAGCAGAAACTCATAGATACAGGCGGACGTGTTGACAGATTCAAGAAG from Clostridia bacterium carries:
- the rpmE gene encoding 50S ribosomal protein L31 codes for the protein MKEGIHPNYGEAVVKCACGETFETGSVKKEIKVEICSKCHPFFTGKQKLIDTGGRVDRFKK